In Bicyclus anynana chromosome 22, ilBicAnyn1.1, whole genome shotgun sequence, the following proteins share a genomic window:
- the LOC112046858 gene encoding neuronal synaptobrevin-like isoform X2 has protein sequence MATEGGLAPASDDMPVGGPKTPQQIAAQRRLQQTQAQVDEVVDIMKTNVEKVLERDQKLSELDDRADALQQGASQFEQQAGKLKSKFWLQNLKMMIIAAVIGIIILALIIGL, from the exons GGCGACGGAGGGAGGTCTGGCGCCCGCCAGCGATGACATGCCAGTGGGTGGACCCAAGACACCGCAGCAGATCGCCGCGCAGCGTCGCCTACAGCAGACGCAAGCGCAAGTGGATGAA GTGGTCGATATAATGAAAACAAACGTGGAGAAGGTATTGGAGAGGGATCAAAAGCTCTCAGAACTCGACGATAGGGCAG ATGCACTACAACAAGGCGCCTCCCAATTCGAACAACAAGCTGGAAAACTCAAAAGCAAATTCTGGTTGCAGAACCTAAAG ATGATGATAATTGCAGCTGTCATTGGAATCATCATTTTGGCTTTAATCATCG gtCTGTAA
- the LOC112046858 gene encoding neuronal synaptobrevin-like isoform X1 produces MATEGGLAPASDDMPVGGPKTPQQIAAQRRLQQTQAQVDEVVDIMKTNVEKVLERDQKLSELDDRADALQQGASQFEQQAGKLKSKFWLQNLKMMIIAAVIGIIILALIIANFV; encoded by the exons GGCGACGGAGGGAGGTCTGGCGCCCGCCAGCGATGACATGCCAGTGGGTGGACCCAAGACACCGCAGCAGATCGCCGCGCAGCGTCGCCTACAGCAGACGCAAGCGCAAGTGGATGAA GTGGTCGATATAATGAAAACAAACGTGGAGAAGGTATTGGAGAGGGATCAAAAGCTCTCAGAACTCGACGATAGGGCAG ATGCACTACAACAAGGCGCCTCCCAATTCGAACAACAAGCTGGAAAACTCAAAAGCAAATTCTGGTTGCAGAACCTAAAG ATGATGATAATTGCAGCTGTCATTGGAATCATCATTTTGGCTTTAATCATCG CCAACTTTGTGTGA